GGATGCGGGCTGGTCCGATACGCTCGAGGTCAAGACGGTGGACGAGGATGCGATGTCGGCGATGGGACGTCTTGCGGCGGATCAGGCCGACGCCCGGGAGGCCGCCGCGGCGGCGGGCATGACCCCGGTGCTGGAGGACGACGACGGCGAGCCGGGGGTTGGCGATGACGACGAAGGAGAAGGGCCTGGCGGCGGGCAGGCGGAGACCTCTATCGCCGTGGACAGCACGGGGATGCACATCGTCATCGGAACCAATGACACGCGCGGCTTCAGTCTGAATCCTCTCTCGTTGTCCGGGTATCAGTACTCCGACGACGGAGGGGTGACCTGGACGGACGGTGGCCAGCTTCCGATCACAACGGGCACGAGCACCATCGGGACGACGGTTTTTCCCCAGGTCTTCGGCGACCCGGAGGTGAAGTACCTGGGCGGCTGCAATTTCGTCTATTTCTCCATCGTCGTGAAGAAGCTCAACGCCACCGGCACGGCGCAGACGATGGGGATGCATCGCTCCACCGACTGCGGCCACACCTGGAACGGGCCGTACGAAGTGACGTCGGCCACGAACCCCCACGGCCTGCTCACCGGCGCGGCACAGAACGCGCGCGATTCCGCCGACAAGGAGTTTGCGGACGTCGATCCCGACACGGGGCGGGTCATGTTGAGCTGGTCCAACTTCACCGCCACCGCCTTCGCGGCGGGCGGCGTGGAGATCTCTACGACCTTTTCCGACAACGTCATGTCCGCCACGCCGCCGACCTGGTCGGCGCGGTCGATCCTGGGCGCCACCGCGGCCGACGGGCAGGCCTCCATCCCCCGGTTCGCGGGAGGAGGATCGAACAATGTCTATGTCGCCTGGAGACGGTTCCCTGGGGGCCTCAACCAGAACGTGGGATTCGCCCGGTCGCTGGACAACGGCGCCACCTGGAGCGCGGCGACCAACACCACGACGAGCTTCTTCACCATGGACCAGGTCCTGGGGAACGATCGCATCAACACCTCGCCTTCGCTCGCCGTTGACAATTCCGGCGGGCCGCACCAGGGAACGATGTACCTCGTCTACACCAACAACAACAATGCCGACGGCGGCGATGTCGTCTTGCAGAAGAGCACCGACAGCGGGCTGACCTTTTCAGTTTCGATCCTCCTGAGCAGCCGTCCCGGGGGCGATCGGCCGCAGTGGTTCCCCTGGGTGACGGTCGATAAGATCACGGGGCGGGTGTACGTCCACTACTACGACCAGGGGATCGCCACCAACGGCGATCTCACCCAGACGACGTTCCTCTACTCCGACGACGGCGGCGCAACCTGGAACAAGCCGATGGCGCTGAGCGACCGCCCGTACCACGCCGGCTGGGGGAACGACACCGGCCAGCCGAACCTGGGGGACTACAACCAGTCGGTGGCGCAGGGAGGGGAGCTGTTCGCCACCTGGGCGGGAACGGAGCTGAAGGGCATCGCCGATGATCAGCCGCTCGGCAACTTCAGCACGCCTGACGTCTTCTTCAAGCGGGTGTCCACGCCGAAGATCTCGCTCGACCTCGGGAGCGTGACCTTCACCGACACCAACGGCAACGGCTTCATTGACGCGGGGGAGACGGTAAACCTCCACATGCCGCTCTTCAACTACGTCACCAACCCGCTGCACGCCGCCGGAATCACGGGGATCAGCGCGACGCTGTCCACCTCCACCGCCGGAGTCACGGTAACCACCTCCGGCTCCAGCTATCCGAACATTGCCGCCGGCGCCACCGGGACCAACGACACCGACTTCGTCCTCCAGCTCGACCCGTCGTTCGTCCGCGGGACCCACATCGAGCTGGCCCTTAACGTCGCGTGCGACCAGGGAACGACGAGGCTGCTGTTTACCCAGTCGACCGGAACACCGGAGACGACGACGCTTTTGAGCGAGAACTTCAACGGCGCGGCGCCGGGTACCCTGCCGGCCGGGTGGGTGGCCGCCCACGGCGCCGGCGACAACACCATTCCTTGGACGACCAACAGCACGCTGTTCGGAACGACGTCGAACGCCGCCTTCCATCAGAACGCCGCCGACGGCCCCGCGGGCGGCCAAATGACCCGGTGGGAGCGGCTGATCAGCCCCGTCTTCTCGGTTCCGGCGGGCGCCGAGTACATGACCGTCGACATGGACGTCGCGTACGACACGGAGGACGATCCCGCCTTCAACGTCCAGGCGTTCGACGGCTTCTTCCTGCGGATCACCGACAATACGACGGGAAGAGTCCTGATCTCGGCGCTGGCGGAGGCGTTCGAGGAGGAGCTGACCACCGACGGCTTCCAGCACTATCCGAAGCACTTCCCCCGCAACAGCAACGCGCGCTACTTCGAGGACATGTCGGTCTGGGCCGGCTTCTCGAACGGGTTCAAGCATGTGCACATGAAGTTCCCCGGCGCCGGGGGACTGGCGGGGGGCCGCGCCCAGCTCCGGTTCGAGTACGCCCAGGACAGCTCCGCCACCTGCGCCACCGTGCGCCCCGGCCACACCTGCGGCGTGATGGTGGACAACGTGCTGGTCCAGAGCGTCGTGTCGGCCCAGGCCGATCTGGTGCTGACGAAGACCGCTGCGGCCCCGTCGGTGACCGCGGGCGACACCGCGACCTACAACCTCACCGTGACCAACAACGGGCCGAGCACCGCGAGCGGCGTGGTGGTGACCGACAATCTCCCCGCCGAGATGACCTTCGCCTCCTGCAGCTCGACGGGGGGCGGGATCTGCGGCGGGTCGGGCAACAACCGCACCGTCACCTTAGCCTCCCTCGCTTCCGGTGCGTCGGCGACCATCACCCTCACCGGCACTCTGGGGTGCGCGGTCCCCGACGGGACGACGGTCGTGAACAGTGCCAGCGTCAGCGCAGGCACTCCGGACAACGGCGCCGGCAACAACTCCTCGTCGGCGTCGTTCAACGCAGTGAACCCGCCGCCGCTGATCTCCTGTCCGTCGGACATCAATACCGTCAACGATCCCGGGCTCTGCTCGGCGGTGGTCACCTACCCGGATCCCACGGCCACCGATGACTGCGGTGGGGCGACGGTCACCACCGATGTGGCGTCCGGCTCCGCCTTCCCCGTCGGGGAGACGACGGTGACCGCCACTGCCGTCGACGTGGCGGGCGGCACCTCGACTTGCAGCTTCAAAGTGACGGTGGCGGACAACGAGCTCCCGGTGGTCGCGGTGAGCCTCACGCCGGATCTGCTCTGGCCTCCGAACCACCAGACGGTGAGCGTCGGCGCCACCGTGACCGCCACCGACAACTGCGGCCCGCCGACCTGCGTGCTGTCGTCGGTGACCAGCAGCGAGGCGGACAACGCCAGCGGGAATGGCGACGGCAACACAGTCGACGACATCCAGAATGCCGCTACGAGCACGCCGGATCTCTCGTTCGACCTGCGCGCGGAGCGCTCGGCCTCCGGCCAGGGTCGCGTCTACACCGCCAGTTACACCTGCAGCGACGCCTCGGCGAACGCCACGACCCAGGGAAGCGCGGTCTTCGTGCCTCACGATCAGTCAGGCGTGGAGGATCCGGTGCACCTCGACGTGACCGCCGCCGCCCAGGACGCGATGCTCACCTGGAACGCCATCGCCGGGGCCGACTACTACAGCGTCATTCGGGGCAACCGGGCGAGCCTGGCCGAGGAGCAGTATTTCATCAACCTCGGAGAGGTCGCCTGCCTCGAGACTCAGACGCAGCAGACCAGCCGGGTGGATAACGACACGCCGGCCGTCGGTGAGGTTTTCTTCTACGTGGTGGCCTATCACCATGGGACGGACAGCACCTACGGCGCCCCCACGGCCTCCAAGCCGAGGGTGCCCGGAAACAGCTGTCCGTAGGAACGCACATCGAATCGCAGCGGCAACTTCGGGGGCGGGACAAAAGTCCCGCCCCCTTTCTTTTTCTGCCGCCATCCCACGCGAATCTCGAAAACCCTGCCCGCGTCGTGAATGACCTTCCGCCTTCCGCGTCCCGCACCAGCCGTACCGGCAGCTCGCGCGCCGTGGCGGTGCGCGCGGCCAGGCTCTTCGACGTCTCGATCACGATGGCCTTGCCCGGCGCCACCGGAATCTTGATCCCGGTAATCCAACATTCGGCCGACCTCGGAACCGGAGAAGTTCAGATGGTCAGCGGCCGGGGCTCTTATTGTTTTGGAGCTGCGGGGATTACGACTCCAGAGGGACTAGTCGAGACGCAGCAAGCGTGCGGTGTCCAGTTTCATCGCCGAAAGCGCCGGCAGCAACGACGCTGCGCCCGCCGCCGACACAAGGACCACGACGGCACTCCCGAAGCTCCCCACGTCGGTGGGAGCCACGCCAATCAGAAGACTCCCGACGAGCCGCGCGCCCAGATAGGCCGCGGCGACCCCCAATCCCACACCTGCGAGGGCCGGCATGAAGGTCCGGAACATGACGCGAGACAGGATGTTCGCGGGTGTCGCGCCAAGCGCCACACGTATCCCGATCTCACGCCGTCGCAGCGTCACGAAGACCCGCGTGACGCCGTAGGTGCCCACCGCGGCGAGAACCAACGCGATGGCGCCGAACAGCACCAGCAGCGCGGCGCCGGTCCGCGGCACCCACATCGCCTGCGTCATCACTTCGGACATCGTTCGCACGTTGATCAACGGCAGATTGGGATCGGCGGCCTGGACCTCCCTCTGGATCGCACTGAGCAAGGGCCGCGGATCGGACGCTGTCTGGACATGCAGGGTGAGCTTCTTCAGGCCGGGCGTCTGGTCGTAATAAATGTAGAAATACGGATGACCGCTCTCGCCGA
The nucleotide sequence above comes from Candidatus Polarisedimenticolia bacterium. Encoded proteins:
- a CDS encoding HYR domain-containing protein — encoded protein: DAGWSDTLEVKTVDEDAMSAMGRLAADQADAREAAAAAGMTPVLEDDDGEPGVGDDDEGEGPGGGQAETSIAVDSTGMHIVIGTNDTRGFSLNPLSLSGYQYSDDGGVTWTDGGQLPITTGTSTIGTTVFPQVFGDPEVKYLGGCNFVYFSIVVKKLNATGTAQTMGMHRSTDCGHTWNGPYEVTSATNPHGLLTGAAQNARDSADKEFADVDPDTGRVMLSWSNFTATAFAAGGVEISTTFSDNVMSATPPTWSARSILGATAADGQASIPRFAGGGSNNVYVAWRRFPGGLNQNVGFARSLDNGATWSAATNTTTSFFTMDQVLGNDRINTSPSLAVDNSGGPHQGTMYLVYTNNNNADGGDVVLQKSTDSGLTFSVSILLSSRPGGDRPQWFPWVTVDKITGRVYVHYYDQGIATNGDLTQTTFLYSDDGGATWNKPMALSDRPYHAGWGNDTGQPNLGDYNQSVAQGGELFATWAGTELKGIADDQPLGNFSTPDVFFKRVSTPKISLDLGSVTFTDTNGNGFIDAGETVNLHMPLFNYVTNPLHAAGITGISATLSTSTAGVTVTTSGSSYPNIAAGATGTNDTDFVLQLDPSFVRGTHIELALNVACDQGTTRLLFTQSTGTPETTTLLSENFNGAAPGTLPAGWVAAHGAGDNTIPWTTNSTLFGTTSNAAFHQNAADGPAGGQMTRWERLISPVFSVPAGAEYMTVDMDVAYDTEDDPAFNVQAFDGFFLRITDNTTGRVLISALAEAFEEELTTDGFQHYPKHFPRNSNARYFEDMSVWAGFSNGFKHVHMKFPGAGGLAGGRAQLRFEYAQDSSATCATVRPGHTCGVMVDNVLVQSVVSAQADLVLTKTAAAPSVTAGDTATYNLTVTNNGPSTASGVVVTDNLPAEMTFASCSSTGGGICGGSGNNRTVTLASLASGASATITLTGTLGCAVPDGTTVVNSASVSAGTPDNGAGNNSSSASFNAVNPPPLISCPSDINTVNDPGLCSAVVTYPDPTATDDCGGATVTTDVASGSAFPVGETTVTATAVDVAGGTSTCSFKVTVADNELPVVAVSLTPDLLWPPNHQTVSVGATVTATDNCGPPTCVLSSVTSSEADNASGNGDGNTVDDIQNAATSTPDLSFDLRAERSASGQGRVYTASYTCSDASANATTQGSAVFVPHDQSGVEDPVHLDVTAAAQDAMLTWNAIAGADYYSVIRGNRASLAEEQYFINLGEVACLETQTQQTSRVDNDTPAVGEVFFYVVAYHHGTDSTYGAPTASKPRVPGNSCP